In Eptesicus fuscus isolate TK198812 chromosome 23, DD_ASM_mEF_20220401, whole genome shotgun sequence, one genomic interval encodes:
- the GUCD1 gene encoding protein GUCD1 isoform X1: MRTEAEAAGPSLEPGSGFGPGQGTYLRRRFGPTYRRQPIHVVFLSQMKNKQPRVRIKKQQQSSKGDFVQLPVPIIQQLYHWDCGLACSRMVLRYLGQLDDGEFEGALQELRLTRSIWTIDLAYLMRHFGVRHRFCTQTLGVDKGYKNQSFYRKHFDTEETRVNQLFAQAQACKVLVEKCRDVQHQHQQLRGGQDQLRHGRGHPLRLRGQLTAGRAPGPQTPPGRPCPAGPTQEASLAPAAGAAAHMTKPQGILGGHSTPDSSTSGECRHATHPAHLLGAGDTPRAEQSPPGPQPDSDCPGAPSSEGALAACQPARAGGAAWARLPSDLGTQPPRGCLSGQHVCVETS; encoded by the exons ATGAGAACGGAGGCGGAGGCTGCGGGGCCGTCGCTGGAGCCCG GTTCCGGGTTcggtcccggtcagggcacatacctacgtcGTAGGTTCGGTcccacgtacaggaggcaaccgatccatgttgtttttctctctcaaatgaaaaacaaacaacctcgggtgaggattaaaaaacaacaacaaagcagcaAAG GGGACTTTGTGCAGCTGCCCGTGCCCATCATCCAGCAGCTCTACCACTGGGACTGCGGCCTGGCCTGCTCCAGGATGGTGCTGCG GTACCTGGGCCAGCTGGACGACGGTGAGTTCGAGGGCGCCCTGCAGGAGCTGCGGCTGACCCGCAGCATCTGGACCATCGACCTGGCCTACCTGATGCGGCACTTCGGCGTGCGGCACCGCTTCTGCACCCAGACCCTGGGCGTGGACAAGGGCTACAAAAACCAG TCCTTCTACAGGAAGCACTTCGACACCGAGGAGACGCGGGTCAACCAGCTGTTCGCAcaggcccaggcctgcaaggtgcTGGTGGAGAAATG CAGGGATGTGCAGCACCAGCATCAGCAACTTCGAGGAGGCCAGGACCAGCTACGGCACGGACGAGGACATCCTCTTCGTCTACGTGGACAGCTGACAGCGGGGCGGGCGCCAGGCCCGCAGACCCCgcccgggaggccctgcccagccgGGCCCACTCAGGaggcctccctggccccggcTGCTGGGGCCGCAGCCCATATGACAAAGCCCCAGGGGATTCTGGGAGGTCACAGCACACCTGATTCATCCACCAGTGGTGAGTGCCGTCATGCCACTCACCCCGCACACCTACTGGGTGCTGGAGACACCCCCAGAGCTGAGCAGAGCCCCCCAGGACCCCAGCCTGACTCGGACTGCCCCGGGGCACCCAGCTCCGAGGGTGCCCttgctgcctgccagccagcccgGGCTGGGGGAGCTGCCTGGGCCCGTCTCCCCTCAGACCTGGGGACCCAGCCCCCGAGAGGTTGCTTGTCAGGGCAGCATGTGTGTGTGGAGACTAGCTGA
- the GUCD1 gene encoding protein GUCD1 isoform X6 yields MRTEAEAAGPSLEPGDFVQLPVPIIQQLYHWDCGLACSRMVLRYLGQLDDGEFEGALQELRLTRSIWTIDLAYLMRHFGVRHRFCTQTLGVDKGYKNQSFYRKHFDTEETRVNQLFAQAQACKVLVEKCTVSVQDIQAHLAQGHVAIVLVNSGALHCELCSSPAKYCCFAPRGHRCFCRTPDYQGHFIVLRGYSRATGSIFYNNPAYADRMCSTSISNFEEARTSYGTDEDILFVYVDS; encoded by the exons ATGAGAACGGAGGCGGAGGCTGCGGGGCCGTCGCTGGAGCCCG GGGACTTTGTGCAGCTGCCCGTGCCCATCATCCAGCAGCTCTACCACTGGGACTGCGGCCTGGCCTGCTCCAGGATGGTGCTGCG GTACCTGGGCCAGCTGGACGACGGTGAGTTCGAGGGCGCCCTGCAGGAGCTGCGGCTGACCCGCAGCATCTGGACCATCGACCTGGCCTACCTGATGCGGCACTTCGGCGTGCGGCACCGCTTCTGCACCCAGACCCTGGGCGTGGACAAGGGCTACAAAAACCAG TCCTTCTACAGGAAGCACTTCGACACCGAGGAGACGCGGGTCAACCAGCTGTTCGCAcaggcccaggcctgcaaggtgcTGGTGGAGAAATG cACGGTGAGCGTTCAGGACATCCAGGCGCACCTGGCGCAGGGCCACGTGGCCATCGTGCTGGTGAACTCGGGGGCGCTGCACTGCGAgctctgctccagccccgccAAGTACTGCTGCTTCGCCCCCCGCGGCCACCGCTGCTTCTGCCGCACCCCCGACTACCAGGGCCACTTCATCGTGCTGCGCGGCTACAGCCGGGCCACCGGCTCCATCTTCTACAACAACCCGGCCTACGCCGACC GGATGTGCAGCACCAGCATCAGCAACTTCGAGGAGGCCAGGACCAGCTACGGCACGGACGAGGACATCCTCTTCGTCTACGTGGACAGCTGA
- the GUCD1 gene encoding protein GUCD1 isoform X3, which yields MRTEAEAAGPSLEPGSGFGPGQGTYLRRRFGPTYRRQPIHVVFLSQMKNKQPRVRIKKQQQSSKGDFVQLPVPIIQQLYHWDCGLACSRMVLRYLGQLDDGEFEGALQELRLTRSIWTIDLAYLMRHFGVRHRFCTQTLGVDKGYKNQSFYRKHFDTEETRVNQLFAQAQACKVLVEKCTVSVQDIQAHLAQGHVAIVLVNSGALHCELCSSPAKYCCFAPRGHRCFCRTPDYQGHFIVLRGYSRATGSIFYNNPAYADPGMCSTSISNFEEARTSYGTDEDILFVYVDS from the exons ATGAGAACGGAGGCGGAGGCTGCGGGGCCGTCGCTGGAGCCCG GTTCCGGGTTcggtcccggtcagggcacatacctacgtcGTAGGTTCGGTcccacgtacaggaggcaaccgatccatgttgtttttctctctcaaatgaaaaacaaacaacctcgggtgaggattaaaaaacaacaacaaagcagcaAAG GGGACTTTGTGCAGCTGCCCGTGCCCATCATCCAGCAGCTCTACCACTGGGACTGCGGCCTGGCCTGCTCCAGGATGGTGCTGCG GTACCTGGGCCAGCTGGACGACGGTGAGTTCGAGGGCGCCCTGCAGGAGCTGCGGCTGACCCGCAGCATCTGGACCATCGACCTGGCCTACCTGATGCGGCACTTCGGCGTGCGGCACCGCTTCTGCACCCAGACCCTGGGCGTGGACAAGGGCTACAAAAACCAG TCCTTCTACAGGAAGCACTTCGACACCGAGGAGACGCGGGTCAACCAGCTGTTCGCAcaggcccaggcctgcaaggtgcTGGTGGAGAAATG cACGGTGAGCGTTCAGGACATCCAGGCGCACCTGGCGCAGGGCCACGTGGCCATCGTGCTGGTGAACTCGGGGGCGCTGCACTGCGAgctctgctccagccccgccAAGTACTGCTGCTTCGCCCCCCGCGGCCACCGCTGCTTCTGCCGCACCCCCGACTACCAGGGCCACTTCATCGTGCTGCGCGGCTACAGCCGGGCCACCGGCTCCATCTTCTACAACAACCCGGCCTACGCCGACC CAGGGATGTGCAGCACCAGCATCAGCAACTTCGAGGAGGCCAGGACCAGCTACGGCACGGACGAGGACATCCTCTTCGTCTACGTGGACAGCTGA
- the GUCD1 gene encoding protein GUCD1 isoform X4, protein MRTEAEAAGPSLEPGSGFGPGQGTYLRRRFGPTYRRQPIHVVFLSQMKNKQPRVRIKKQQQSSKGDFVQLPVPIIQQLYHWDCGLACSRMVLRYLGQLDDGEFEGALQELRLTRSIWTIDLAYLMRHFGVRHRFCTQTLGVDKGYKNQSFYRKHFDTEETRVNQLFAQAQACKVLVEKCTVSVQDIQAHLAQGHVAIVLVNSGALHCELCSSPAKYCCFAPRGHRCFCRTPDYQGHFIVLRGYSRATGSIFYNNPAYADRMCSTSISNFEEARTSYGTDEDILFVYVDS, encoded by the exons ATGAGAACGGAGGCGGAGGCTGCGGGGCCGTCGCTGGAGCCCG GTTCCGGGTTcggtcccggtcagggcacatacctacgtcGTAGGTTCGGTcccacgtacaggaggcaaccgatccatgttgtttttctctctcaaatgaaaaacaaacaacctcgggtgaggattaaaaaacaacaacaaagcagcaAAG GGGACTTTGTGCAGCTGCCCGTGCCCATCATCCAGCAGCTCTACCACTGGGACTGCGGCCTGGCCTGCTCCAGGATGGTGCTGCG GTACCTGGGCCAGCTGGACGACGGTGAGTTCGAGGGCGCCCTGCAGGAGCTGCGGCTGACCCGCAGCATCTGGACCATCGACCTGGCCTACCTGATGCGGCACTTCGGCGTGCGGCACCGCTTCTGCACCCAGACCCTGGGCGTGGACAAGGGCTACAAAAACCAG TCCTTCTACAGGAAGCACTTCGACACCGAGGAGACGCGGGTCAACCAGCTGTTCGCAcaggcccaggcctgcaaggtgcTGGTGGAGAAATG cACGGTGAGCGTTCAGGACATCCAGGCGCACCTGGCGCAGGGCCACGTGGCCATCGTGCTGGTGAACTCGGGGGCGCTGCACTGCGAgctctgctccagccccgccAAGTACTGCTGCTTCGCCCCCCGCGGCCACCGCTGCTTCTGCCGCACCCCCGACTACCAGGGCCACTTCATCGTGCTGCGCGGCTACAGCCGGGCCACCGGCTCCATCTTCTACAACAACCCGGCCTACGCCGACC GGATGTGCAGCACCAGCATCAGCAACTTCGAGGAGGCCAGGACCAGCTACGGCACGGACGAGGACATCCTCTTCGTCTACGTGGACAGCTGA
- the UPB1 gene encoding beta-ureidopropionase has product MAEPEWESLEQSLEKHLPPADLREVKRLLYGKETRKLDLPSRAFESAAEGDFELQGYAFEAAEEQLRGPRTVRVGLVQNRLPLPADAPVAKQVSALHRRIESIVEVAAMCGVNIICFQEAWTMPFAFCTREKLPWTEFAESAEDGPTTRFCQKLAKKHNMVVVSPMLERDGEHGDVLWNTAVVISNSGAVLGKTRKNHIPRVGDFNESTYYMEGNLGHPVFQTQFGRIAVNICYGRHHPLNWFMYSVNGADIIFNPSATIGALSESMWPIEARNAAIANHCFTCAINRVGKEYFPHEFTSGDGKKAHKDFGYFYGSSYVAAPDSSRTPGLSRTRDGLLVAELNLNLCRQVNDVWNFKMTGRYDMYARELAEAVKPNYRPHVVRE; this is encoded by the exons GAAGCTCgacctgcccagcagggctttcGAATCTGCCGCTGAAGGGGACTTTGAGCTGCAGGGATACGCCTTCGAGGCGGCCGAGGAGCAGCTGCGGGGCCCGCGGACCGTGCGCGTGGGGCTCGTGCAGAACAGACTCCCCCTGCCCGCGGATGCCCCCGTGGCCAAGCAG GTCTCCGCCCTTCACAGACGCATCGAGTCCATCGTGGAGGTGGCTGCGATGTGCGGGGTCAACATCATCTGTTTCCAGGAGGCGTGGA CCATGCCCTTCGCGTTCTGCACGAGAGAGAAGCTCCCGTGGACGGAGTTTGCCGAGTCAGCCGAGGACGGGCCCACCACCAGGTTCTGCCAGAAG CTGGCAAAGAAGCACAACATGGTGGTGGTCTCCCCGATGCTGGAGCGGGACGGGGAGCACGGGGACGTGCTGTGGAACACGGCGGTCGTCATCTCCAACTCGGGCGCCGTCCTGGGCAAGACCAGGAAGAACCACATCCCCCGAGTGGGCGACTTCAACGAG TCCACGTACTACATGGAGGGGAACCTGGGCCACCCCGTGTTCCAGACGCAGTTCGGGAGGATCGCGGTGAACATCTGCTACGGGCGGCACCACCCCCTCAACTGGTTCATGTACAGCGTCAACGGGGCCGACATCATCTTCAACCCCTCGGCCACCATCGGGGCGCTCAG CGAGTCCATGTGGCCCATCGAGGCCAGGAACGCGGCCATCGCCAACCACTGCTTCACCTGCGCCATCAACCGCGTGGGCAAG GAGTACTTCCCCCACGAGTTCACCTCCGGAGACGGGAAGAAAG CTCACAAGGACTTCGGCTACTTCTACGGCTCCAGCTACGTGGCCGCCCCAGACAGCAGCCGCACGCCCGGCCTCTCCCGCACCCGGGACGGGCTGCTGGTGGCCGAGCTCAACCTCAACCTGTGCCGGCAGGTGAACGACGTCTGGAACTTCAAG ATGACGGGCAGATACGACATGTACGCGCGGGAGCTGGCGGAAGCCGTCAAGCCCAACTACCGCCCCCACGTCGTGCGAGAGTag
- the GUCD1 gene encoding protein GUCD1 isoform X5, which produces MRTEAEAAGPSLEPGDFVQLPVPIIQQLYHWDCGLACSRMVLRYLGQLDDGEFEGALQELRLTRSIWTIDLAYLMRHFGVRHRFCTQTLGVDKGYKNQSFYRKHFDTEETRVNQLFAQAQACKVLVEKCTVSVQDIQAHLAQGHVAIVLVNSGALHCELCSSPAKYCCFAPRGHRCFCRTPDYQGHFIVLRGYSRATGSIFYNNPAYADPGMCSTSISNFEEARTSYGTDEDILFVYVDS; this is translated from the exons ATGAGAACGGAGGCGGAGGCTGCGGGGCCGTCGCTGGAGCCCG GGGACTTTGTGCAGCTGCCCGTGCCCATCATCCAGCAGCTCTACCACTGGGACTGCGGCCTGGCCTGCTCCAGGATGGTGCTGCG GTACCTGGGCCAGCTGGACGACGGTGAGTTCGAGGGCGCCCTGCAGGAGCTGCGGCTGACCCGCAGCATCTGGACCATCGACCTGGCCTACCTGATGCGGCACTTCGGCGTGCGGCACCGCTTCTGCACCCAGACCCTGGGCGTGGACAAGGGCTACAAAAACCAG TCCTTCTACAGGAAGCACTTCGACACCGAGGAGACGCGGGTCAACCAGCTGTTCGCAcaggcccaggcctgcaaggtgcTGGTGGAGAAATG cACGGTGAGCGTTCAGGACATCCAGGCGCACCTGGCGCAGGGCCACGTGGCCATCGTGCTGGTGAACTCGGGGGCGCTGCACTGCGAgctctgctccagccccgccAAGTACTGCTGCTTCGCCCCCCGCGGCCACCGCTGCTTCTGCCGCACCCCCGACTACCAGGGCCACTTCATCGTGCTGCGCGGCTACAGCCGGGCCACCGGCTCCATCTTCTACAACAACCCGGCCTACGCCGACC CAGGGATGTGCAGCACCAGCATCAGCAACTTCGAGGAGGCCAGGACCAGCTACGGCACGGACGAGGACATCCTCTTCGTCTACGTGGACAGCTGA
- the GUCD1 gene encoding protein GUCD1 isoform X2: MRTEAEAAGPSLEPGDFVQLPVPIIQQLYHWDCGLACSRMVLRYLGQLDDGEFEGALQELRLTRSIWTIDLAYLMRHFGVRHRFCTQTLGVDKGYKNQSFYRKHFDTEETRVNQLFAQAQACKVLVEKCRDVQHQHQQLRGGQDQLRHGRGHPLRLRGQLTAGRAPGPQTPPGRPCPAGPTQEASLAPAAGAAAHMTKPQGILGGHSTPDSSTSGECRHATHPAHLLGAGDTPRAEQSPPGPQPDSDCPGAPSSEGALAACQPARAGGAAWARLPSDLGTQPPRGCLSGQHVCVETS; this comes from the exons ATGAGAACGGAGGCGGAGGCTGCGGGGCCGTCGCTGGAGCCCG GGGACTTTGTGCAGCTGCCCGTGCCCATCATCCAGCAGCTCTACCACTGGGACTGCGGCCTGGCCTGCTCCAGGATGGTGCTGCG GTACCTGGGCCAGCTGGACGACGGTGAGTTCGAGGGCGCCCTGCAGGAGCTGCGGCTGACCCGCAGCATCTGGACCATCGACCTGGCCTACCTGATGCGGCACTTCGGCGTGCGGCACCGCTTCTGCACCCAGACCCTGGGCGTGGACAAGGGCTACAAAAACCAG TCCTTCTACAGGAAGCACTTCGACACCGAGGAGACGCGGGTCAACCAGCTGTTCGCAcaggcccaggcctgcaaggtgcTGGTGGAGAAATG CAGGGATGTGCAGCACCAGCATCAGCAACTTCGAGGAGGCCAGGACCAGCTACGGCACGGACGAGGACATCCTCTTCGTCTACGTGGACAGCTGACAGCGGGGCGGGCGCCAGGCCCGCAGACCCCgcccgggaggccctgcccagccgGGCCCACTCAGGaggcctccctggccccggcTGCTGGGGCCGCAGCCCATATGACAAAGCCCCAGGGGATTCTGGGAGGTCACAGCACACCTGATTCATCCACCAGTGGTGAGTGCCGTCATGCCACTCACCCCGCACACCTACTGGGTGCTGGAGACACCCCCAGAGCTGAGCAGAGCCCCCCAGGACCCCAGCCTGACTCGGACTGCCCCGGGGCACCCAGCTCCGAGGGTGCCCttgctgcctgccagccagcccgGGCTGGGGGAGCTGCCTGGGCCCGTCTCCCCTCAGACCTGGGGACCCAGCCCCCGAGAGGTTGCTTGTCAGGGCAGCATGTGTGTGTGGAGACTAGCTGA